GCTTCCAACTGAAGACCATCTAAATAGAAGCCAGGCGCATTGGCCTGAAGCAGTATTCGAATCGCGGGCAACTCTGCTTTAAAATGAATGACTGAACGCTGCCAAGTATCACTAGCTGGAACCCTTTCCGAAATCACAAAATCACTCCAGCCCTTACCTGGTAAGTTATTAATACTGAAGACGGGCGTCACACTCACCTCAGCTGAACTCCCCTTGTGATAGAAGCTAAGTGTGTATTCCTGCCCTGGAACAGTCGTCACAGGGAAAGTCTCGATGGGCACTGCGCCAAAGGTATTGTTCACCTTTAAACTATGCTGACCGAACAAAGCATCTGGCACGATTTCGTAGCAGCGCGGTGCCTCTGGGTCTTCCTCAAAAAACGGGCCGCCCCCGCGTGCGCGCCAATTCCAATAGCGCAGCCCCTGTTCAAAACTGGGATTGGGCAACAGATTATAAGTCGGCTGCACAGGGACACGCATGCGATCGGACTGCCAGTACATGGCATGTGTCATCGGTGGCACTGCTTCGCTGGTCGGCACTGCAGGAATCTCACCAATATCCAACTCTAGTTCCAAGCTGTTGCCTGTGGATGTTCCCGCAGCAGAGAGCGACATCGTCGAGTTGAGCGGTGCATTCCAAATCGTCTGGAAGGTTCGCACCGAAACCTCAGGAGCAAACGTCACCGTGGCCTCGGCTGTTTCTCCCTCTGGATAGAAGGCAATCTCACCTCCGATGCTATGCTCCAGCTCATTTCGACACCAGGTCAACGCGGCCTGTCCCGCCTTCATCTCCTTCGGAGACTTCAAGGGAATCCAATCGCCATTGATGCTAACATGACTCGTCTCGGTATAATCGAATGACTTTCTGCAAGAGACCGACAGTTGAGCTTCCTGGTCATCAGTTAAATGTGTCCATATAAAACGCACGGTCCCATCAGCCGTATTTTGCAGTACACATTCGACAGTAGGCGCTGCATCTTCCGTTCGTCGCGTCCTCACGACCATAGAATCTCCGTCCTCATCAGCCTCGATAAATCCCGCATCCGCATGGATCTGACTCAAAACCAGCATCGGATGTTCTTTGTCATACTCGTCGTTGTATACGTTAAACTCACAACGTCCTGAGCGCAGCACAACCGTGATTCGCTTGGTCGCGGCAGAGAGCAATAGCACTTCTTCATCACTCAAAGTTTGTCGCTCCGTGGATACCAACGACAGCGTAGCGTCTCCCGCTTGCATCACTTTAAAAGGCGGTGCCACCTGAGGAATGCCACGAGCATCACGTGGCGCAGCGTTTAGCTCTTGTTCCTGACAAGCCAACACAAGCAGGTTAGTTAGCAGGAGTAGAAATATGGAAACTGGCTTCATGACGGGTAGTCTATTAGGCTGGCGAGGGCTATACATTTAGTCCAGTTGTGAGCTAGGGAGAATTGACTCGGCGCACAACCAATCTTGCAGCAAGTCGGGCCAATGATGGACCGGGAGCGTTCGTTGTTTTCTGAAACCGAAACCATGTCCGCCTTCTTTGTATAGATGTAATTCGGCAGGAACATTCGCCTGACGTAAGGCCAAATAAAACCGCACACTGTTCTCGGCTTTGACTGCGGTATCATTGTCGGCCGCAACGATAAATGTAGGCGGTGTTTCAGAATCCACCTGAAGCTCGTTCGACAATAGATCGACAAACTCAGAAGAAGGATTTTTGCCGATCAAATTTTGGCGCGACAAAGAATGGGTAATAGCGCGCTGCATACTAATAACTGGATACAGCAACACCAAGAAATCGGGGCGACTGGAAACACGCGCCACTGGATCTGCGGTGGTCGGATCCGCATCAATAAAATGGGTGGCCGCCGTCGAGGCGAGATGGCCACCCGCCGAACAACCGAGCACTCCTACTTTTGACGGATCCAAATCCCAATTCTCGCTGTTTGAGCGCATGATCTGAAGGGCACGCTGCACATCCTCCATCGGTGCAGGATGCGGATGCCCTTCTGCCGGGATTCTATATTTCAATACAGCCGCGGTGACTCCAATCGAGTTAAACCATTGTGCAATCGATCGCCCCTCATGCCCCATCACCAAATGACGATAACTGCCCCCGGGGCAAATAACGACGGCCGCACCATTGGCCGTTCCCTCTGCGGGAAAAGTCAGCTCCAATGTCGGGACATCGTCCTCAGCCATCCCCTCTGTATTCAGAGCGCCCTCGGGCCACAGTTCAATCGTTTGGGCAGTGAGTGAAAGGCTCATCATCAAACAGCTGGCAATCAATCTTAGTCGGTAATACATGTCGTTTAAGCTTATGCGTTTCGCTTCAACCATGCGGACGTGTCGTCCTCCAACAGCGTCGAGGGAATGTCTTCAAACTCGATCTGTATCACCGAAACATCGGGATGTGGGGGTTGCTCTGGGAGTCCAGTCAACACGAGACGATGATTGCATTCATAGCGTATACCAAGCTGAAGATCGGTTCCCAGTACAGTTGCCGACTTCGCCTTCGTGCCGACGAGAGGCACGACCAATTCCTGGCCGGGCCAACGCGAAGTAAAGAGGTAAGCAGTATTCCCTTGGCGGGTCCAATGCCCGGCCCCGCCTCCCGGCAAGGAGTCATTGGGCAAATCACAACGCTGCGAGCCATAGATGCCCTCGCCATAGCGCTGCAACCAATCTCCCATCGCTTGCAGGCGAGTGGTCTCTTCGGAGCGCAAGGAACCGTCAGGCTGCGGTCCTACATTCAGCAAAAAATTACCTTCTCCCGCGGCAGCTTTAACCAAATTTTGCAGCAATTCTGAAACGCTCTTAAAATCAGTCGTATGCCGAACATAACCCCAGCCAGCGGGATGACAAATTGTCATGCAGGACTCCCAACCACGTCCTGCCTCGGAGGCAGTGACATGTTGCTCGGGCGTATCGAGATCCTCCTGAGTGCCCGCACGATTGTTAATTATAATCTCTGGCTGTAACTCGCGTGCCATGGCATTGAGTTCCACCGAACGCCAAAACTCAGCCTCAGGTATCTCCTTCCTCCGCCCGTGCGAGATCCATCCTCCATCATACCAGAGCATGTCTATTTTCCCATAATTGCTCAGCAACTCCCGGACTTGATCGTGTGTTTGTTGCACCAATGCGGCGGCTGACTCTGGATACTTCTGAGGTTCAAAATAACCAGGAAATCTCCAATCCAGTAATGAGTAATAAATCCCGACTTTAAGACCGGCTTTACGAAAGGCTGTCACAAACTCGGCCACGAAATCGCGCTGCGCCGCGGTCTTGGTGGAGGTAAAATCGGTCACAGCACTGTCGTATAGACAGTAGCCATCATGATGCCGTGCCGTAAAAACGGCATAACGCATGCCCGCATCCACTGCGGTTTGTGCCAGTTTTTCAGCATCCCAGTTAGCCGGATTAAATTGATCGGCCAAGGGTGCGTAGTCCTCAGGCGGAATGCGCTCACGAAACATGACCCACTCGCCACGCTCCAGCAGCGAGTAGAGTCCGAAGTGAATAAACATTCCAAAGCGGGCTTGGTGGAACCAACGCAGCCTTTGTGCGTATTCCGTTTGGGGTTCAGTTTCTAATGGTGCAGATGTCATGAGGTGTATGCGTTGAAAACGTCTCTTACCGCTTGATACGCCAACTTCGGACGGCGGTATTCGTCGAGAGTGCCTTTGTTATTAAATGTGCGCGGACGCTTGATCGATCGTCCCGTGCCATAGGTGCGTGCGTCGCTGAAGTGCCAGAGTGCAATCCCGCTGGAGCGCGGGTGTTCGAGCGCTTCCTGACAAGCGATGCGTAAGTAATTCGCCTGATACGCTTCAGTGTAAAAATCGTGATGCGGTTCGTGCCAGCCGTAGAGGCCTTCAGCCCCGATCTCAGATATGATTACAGGCTTGTCGGCATAGGCATCACTACTGAAGTGATCAAAGCACTTTTGCATATAAGGTGCAATCAAAGCGAGCGGGTCTTCGACATCGTCACAATCATACCAGCCAGGATAAATGTTGATAGCAATCAGGTCGACCAAATCGAAACAAATATCTGTCAGCGCATACATACTAGCGAAAGATACCAAACGCGTGGCATCCAACTGACGGAGCTCGACCGCACTTTCCTCGATGATCGGTCGAGCATAGGGCTGATCACTGCCAGCCTCGTTTAAAAAGCCCCAAATAATCACACAGGGATGATTATAGCTGGCATGCACCATTGCGCGCAGCGACTCCAGATGCTGGGCACGAAAGGTCTCATTAGTCAGCGTGCGCTCGCGTTGGCCCCAGCCCAAGTTCTCTTCCCAGACAAGGAAGCCCAGTTCATCGCATAGATCGAGAAAGCGTTGATCTTGTGGATAATGACTCCCCCGAATAAAATTGCAGCCAAGATCCCGCAGATGCTGGAGATCATTGAGCATTTGTAAGGGCGGCGTGCAGGGGCCAAAATTTGGATGCCACTCGTGGCGATTGTATCCACGCAGTTGTAACTGCTCACCATTCAACCAAAGCGCCCCCTCGCGGGCCTCAATCCAGCGCAAGCCAAAGCGAGCTTGCTGACTTCCCGAAGCATGCGATTCGTCTTTAATCCGCACATGGACGGCGTGTAGTAACGGGCTCTCCGGGGACCAAAGTGAGGGGTTTGGCACGCGCGCGGTCAGCGTGATTTCACCATCAATGATCGTTCCCGTGTAAGACTGTTCGTTGCCATGATCCCATGCAATTAAGAGCGTCATCGAGTCAGAGACAGCGCCTCGCAGCCCGATGTGTAAACTGACTTCGCCATCTCGGTAGCGCTCAGTCGGTGCCACTTTCACCCAATCAATCGAAGGCTTCGTATCAGGAAAAACCTGGAGCATGACAGAACGTAAAATACCACCGTATTGATAAAAATCAAAGTATGGCTCGTGCATAGGCGTGTGTTCGAAATCGAAACGATTGTCTACTAATAGGACTAGTTCGCGTTCGCTGTCATCGCTCGCCTCAAGCTCAAGTCCAAAGGGAGCATAGCCACAGGCATGTTCACGCAAGCAAACTCCGTCCACAAACACGCGGCATCGCATGGAAACAGCGCCAAAGCTCAACTTGGCCGAATGCCCTGCCGGGATCGATAGCCTTCGCCGATAGGCAGCCACTCCTCTTTTACCCGCGAGATCGGGCGTCGCGTCGAAGGCACTCGGCACTCCAGTCTTCGTCCAGTCGCGAAGACTCTCGGGCGCACATGCATCCAGATCCACATCGCCGAGAAAGAGAAAATCCCAGATGCCGTCGAGACAAGACATGGCAGGGGCAGAAAATGTTGGCAGGGGTACCGTTGTGGGCATAAGAATAGTTTAGCAGTTTGCCAACGAGGCAGCCTGATGTAGAGTCGAAGTAGAGGAAACGATTTCGGACACATCGAGAAGATACATTTGGCGACTACCTTCATGAATAGAGTCGATACAAATGTGGCGCCCGTCTCGACTCCAACGTGGGTGAAGATCGCAGCGTATTTGCCAGTCCATCGGAGGCGAATGAAAACGACCAATGTCAATACGTTCGCCACTGGCCCAGTGATAAAGCAGTAAGGTGCGCATATCCTGTTCGTCCGGATAGGTGTCGGTTAAGACCCACTCTTGGTCGGGTGAAAAGGAGCAATGCCCATCACAATCAAACACATCGGTCCCGATAGGCATGACCTCTCCCCCCTCAATGTCGTCGTATAAATAATACCCTAGCCCCGTGCCATGATGGCTGGCCCAAGCGAGAATCTCGTCGCTTCCCTTCCAATCGTAATGCGAGAAATGACGATGATCGCTGATCAGCCGTACATCACTACCATCGATGCCCATAGTCAACAAGCGTGTGATGCCCACTTCTTCACTCAATGCCTGAAAACCTTTATAACGATGGAGCAAAGCGACCCGGTCCCCGGCACGGTTAAACTGCAGGTGATTAAAGCGGTGCATGGTATTGCTAAAATCCGGAGTCCTTCCTAACGCCGCCGCCTGAGCCAGGCTAAAGATCAACTTAGACTCCCCACTTGCGATATCAATTGAGTAAATGCCATCGTCTTCAGGTTCGCCCACACCCTTAGTCGGATCCTTCACGCCTGGATAGCCATAGCCAGGACGCTGATGCTGCAAGCGGGCAAAATTCAAGGAGACCGCATGCGTGCCCTGCGCATTCAAGCCGTAAATCGGCCGATCAATGGCACGCTCCGCACCACTTTGAACATCGAGAATACGCGCCACCCATTGTCCATCGACACGATCATTAAAAATAATAGACGACGCATCTCCTAGCCACTGCAGCATGCAACCTTGCTGCCAATTCCAAGCCCGCGTCTCCGCAATCGGCTTCCAGGCATTGCCCTCATGTAGATCAATTAGGCCAATAGTCGCCACATCATCCGCCCGCGGAGGACGATCCATAAAGTCCGTTTCCATGCCGACGATCCAACGGCTGCTAGCATCCCAGCAACTCTTGTCGTAGTAACCGAAAAAGTGATGCTTTCCTCCTCCGGTTAAGGCAGTCGGCTGAACTATTTCCTGAGTATGTTTCATTATAAATATCGTATCAATTTCCTCGTCGCGTGACTTGATATAGAAAGATAAGCTCTATCGTAAACAAGGTCATCGGAAGCGACGCTCCAGTATTTTGTAAGTACACTTCAGAACACATATGTTTGCTAATTCATTTTCACTTTTACGGATAAGTAATTCCACAATCTATCAGATTGATCGCTCTATAAACAAAGAATCACTCAGGCACCTTGCCAAACGTACACAAAAAGCCGCCGAAATAATTCGGCGGCTGTGCTCTAATCGTTCAAAAAATAACTAACAAAGAATGAGCGCTAATAAGAAGATATAGCGATTAGCACCGACGGCGTCTTTGCATTAGCATACCAGCAACGAGTCCCCCCATCAGGAGCCCATAGTTCGATGGCTCTGGAACGGCGGACAGTTGAACATTATCAATACGAAAAGAAGTGCCACTAACAACCTCTGGAATTAGCCAGGTTAAGGTGACGTCACTTTGATTTTCGATCGCCGCGATACTGGACAAGTCGAACGTCAATTCTTGGAATTGACCGTTTGCCGGGAAGAATCCTCCCGTGAGTCCAGTGCTCACGGCACCTGCGCCAATATCGTAGGTCAGATCGGATAATTGAGTGACGGCACCTGAGCCAGCAGTGCGCACGGCGAAGCGGACAGTCATATCCTCCAGGTTGGTGGCATCGAAATTCAGACTTAATGAAAAGCCAGAACCTACGCCATAAACCAAGCTGTGACCAGGTGTGGCAAAGTTGCCGTTGCCCAGCCAAACCGAATCGTCATAGGCGGTGAAAGACGCTTCGCCTCCGTCACCTGCGGCACCTCCGGTTGGAGAAATGGTCGGAGTTCCGCTAGCGATACCGTCAAATGCAGTGACATCTAACGTAGCAGTACCGTTGCCATCTTCTTGCGATTGAAAGGAGAAAAAAATACTAGATGCCGAGCTTGGAAGTGCGGCAAATAGGGATATTCCAGCGAGGATGGTAGTAATATGTTGTATTTTCATTTAGTAAGGAATCAGTTCAGTGAGAATCGGCAATGGTTAGAGGAATTTTCAAAGCCTATGACAGGCTACACTTTTATACTCGCTTTTTACTAGCAATTATTCACTTATACAGATAAGCGACTTCGCATACATGATGGATAGCCCCCCTCCAAAACATGCCACAGCATAAAATCACTCAGAAAAGCATCGCTCAAAAGCTGGGACTCACGCAGGCAGCGGTATCCCTAGCCCTAAGGGGCGATGCCAGCATACCGGAAGCGACCCGCAAGAAAGTCAGTAAGATGGCAAAAAAGCTGGGCTATGTGCCGGACCCTTATCTCACCGGACTGTCTGCCTATCGTCATCGTAACAAGCCCACTCCGGTCAAAGCCGCCTTGGCCTGGCTATCCAATGACGCGGCGGGTGAGTCTTGGAAACGATCCCCTGCCTTTGTCCAATACCATACGGGGGCACTTCGCCGCGCGCAGGAGCTCGGGTATCACTTGGAAGACCACGCACTTCAAGCCCAGGGAGTGAATATGAAAAACATCGAGCGCGTGCTACTGGCACGTGGTGTGAACGGCATTCTATTGGCCCCGCAGCCTGCGCCCAACATGTCGATCGACTTCACATTCACTAAATTTTCAGCAGTTACCTTTGGCTATACTTTGTGTTCACCACAGTTGCATGTGGTCACGCTCCATCAGTTTCGTGCGATGGAAAAACTATTACGAAAACTCACAGGATTCGGCTACCAGCGGATCGGCCTCGCTCTCTCTTCTGAAAGTGATGGACGGGCGGATTACCACTGGTCAGCGGCCTTCTGGAGGAAGCAACAACATTTCCCCGCTAAACAACAAGTGCCCCTGCACCTACCTCAGCAAATGGAGAAAGAAGGCTTTCTAAAATGGTATGCGCAGCACCGCCCCGAAGTCGTGGTGACCATTCATCCCGAGGTATACGATTGGCTACATCAAGACGGGATCGCCATCCCCGAGGATCTGGGGTTTACCCTCTTAACGGTTCCGGATGATCAACGACAATTCTCCGGAATCTGGGAAAACCCCGCACTCATCGGAGCTAAAGCCGTCGATATTCTGGTCGAGATGATACATCGCGGTGAAACTGGTATTCCTGAGGTGCCGATCTACCACCTGATCGATGGGAATTGGCTCGATGGAGAGACGGTAAAAAACAAAACCAGACGGGTGAAACCTTGCTAAAGATCTGACAAGTCGGTCTGAAAAATTTCGACTCTGATTAAGCCAAGCTAATGTTGACGGCGAACTTAGCTTAAAAGAAACCCATGCATTTTTTTGACTTCTTAATTCATCACTCATAATGCTTAATTCTCCTATGACTTTAGAAGAAAAGAAGAACGCACTGGTCGAAGAGATCACACTTATTCCTGATGCCTATGAGCGCCTCGGCTACATCGTCGATCGCGGCAAAAAGGCTGAGGGGCTGCCCGAGGATCTACGGATCGACAGCTTTAAGATCGAAGGCTGCATGTCACAGCTTTGGGTCGTGCCGGCCTACCAGGATGGCCTTTGCAATTTCCAGTCCGAGTCCGACTCGGCCATCGTGAAAGGAATCGCCAGCCTACTGTGCGACTTTTATAGCGACGCCAAACCAGAGGAAATCGTTCAAACAGATGCCGACTTTTTGGGCGACGTCGGTATCACACAACACCTCTCCCCCAACCGCCGCAACGGTCTCAGCCGAATCGTGGAGTCCATTCAACGATTCGCGCAGTCCTGCCTGGCTGAATCGTAATTCGTCGGGTCTTCACTTGTGAGGCCCCGACGGAGGAGCACCGTAAAAAGCGTCACTGGCTAAGAAGCGATCACTCCCATGCAACTCTACGACGCACATTGCCATCCACAGGCATCCCTCCACAATCCGGTCGTCCTCAATGGAACCTGTCCTGAAGATTGGGCACAAATACTGAAGCTCGCGAATCAAAAGTCACAAATTATTCCCGCAATTGGCCTACATCCGTGGCAAGTGAATGACGCCCCCGACGATTGGCAGGCAAGCTTTCTACAACAGATCGCCGAAGCCAAAGCGGTGGGCGAAATCGGCCTCGATCAATGGATCGACGGCCACCAGCTCGAACGGCAGCAAGCGGCCTTTTGCTGGCAATTGCAGCAAGCCGCACAACGTAATATGCCCGTTTCGATCCACTGTCTCAAAGCAAGCGATCCATTACTCCGCATATTGAAAACACAGTCAGCGCCGAAGCGCGGCATCCACCTTCATGCTTACAGTGGCTCGGCCGAGCAGGTGCGCTCATTTACTGCACTCGGCGCCTATTTCTCATTTCACGCAGGTCAACTTCATCCAAAAGCAAAGAAAGCGCCCGCAGCCGTTCGAGCGGTGCCCTCCGATCGACTCTTGATTGAAAGCGATGCACCCGACACAATCCAAAACACTGTCAGCTATGGCGAGTTTTTGCAACATGGCTATCAACGCGTCGCCGAGCTGCGCGGACTGACCGTGGAAACGCTCGCCGAGCAAGTCGCCGCGAATTTTGCCCGCTATTTTCTAGATGATTGATCACACACTCGCCCCTCTTCCCAAAGTCAGCCACAGCGACATCGTACGCCGCGGCCTGCGATGCCAGTGTCCCAACTGCGGACAATCCAAGCTCTTTCGCTCGTTTCTGAAAATCCATCACCGTTGCCCCTATTGCGGAATGACTTTAGAACGCGGTGATGGCTATTACCTAGGCCCGCTTTGTATCAATTACGGGATCGCAGTCTTCGGCGCAGTAGCGCCACTTTTACTTGCAGGCTTTGCAGGCTGGATACCTTTTATGCCAGCAATGATAGCAGCTGGCATCGCAGCACTACTGCTGCCGCTGCTACTCTACCGGATATCCTGGAGCCTGTGGCTAATGAGCTACTACTTCTGCTTACCGGACGAACTACACGCCAATCGCCCCGAAGACAGCGATGAACTACTATTCGAAGAAGAACATAGGAACGGAATGAACGTCGAACGTTGAACTCCCAACTTCGAATGTTGAATGCACGCACATTGAGTCCAACTCCTTAACCTCGCTTTATTCAACATTGGACGTTCAAAGTTGGACGTTCGACGTTCTACACTTCGTTGGCCCAAATATCTTCTAACTTCTGCCGGCGACGGATTAACTTTGCCGTGCCCTCCTGATCGAGCATCACTTCCGCAGCTTCGGGATACGAATTGTAGTGCTTGGGTGTCATTGCCGAGGCATAGGCTCCCGAGCCATCGATCACACAGTAGTCACCGATCTGAGCCACGGGTAAATTGCGGGTGGCCAGAAGCTCCGGGTCGCCCGGCGCAGGTGTCAAAATATCTCCGGATTCACAGCAGTGCCCCACCACCACGTATTCTTTAGAGCTGGCGGCTTCTTCACTCTGCAAGAGACTGATCGGGTGTTGCGCTCCGTAAATAGACGGACGCAGCAATTCCGTCATGCCAGTGTTGAGCTTGATAAAATCATAGCCCTGCTCGCCGGTAGAGACGACATCTTGCACCTTGGACAGTAAGGCACAGGCATTCCCGACCAAGAAGGTGCCAGGCTCGACTTCGAGGCGAATCTGACGCCCGGTCTCGGCGGCGAACTCCTCAAACTTTTCCTTGATCGGCTGCCCCACCACTTGCAAGTCCGTCGACTTCTCATCCGGCATGCGCCCCACTTTGAAGCCACCTCCGAGATTGAGCGTCACCACATCGGGAAATTGACGCACCATCTCAAAATTCATCTTCGACACCTTGAGCCAAACCTCGGGATCGCTGCCCGAGCCAATATGGGTGTGGATGCGCACCGCGGTGAGCGAATATTTAGCCAATAGCTCTTTGATCTGAGGAATCCACTCGTACCAAATACCAAAGCTAGAAGACGGCCCCCCCACATTGGTGCGATTATTACCGCCCGAGCCAGCGCCGGGGTTGATGCGAATACCGACTTCACCACCGGGCTTGAGTTGACCGAAACGTTCCAATTGAGCGAGCGAGCACGCGTTCAGCTTTATTCCTGCGTCTAAGAGCTCGCCCAAATCCTCTGGCAACTCTTGCGCACTCAGACTGATTTTCTCTGCGGCAATGCCCGCCGCCATCGCACGGAGTACCTCATGCCCCGACGACGCATCAATATGCAGCCCCGCTTGGGCAAAAATCTTCAAGATCGCCGCATTCGGCGAAGCCTTCATCGCGTAACGAGCCGTCAAACCGAAGGCATTGGGAAAAGCAAGCACAGCGGCTGCATTGGCCTCCAATGTCTTTTGATCGTAGACATATACGGGCGTGCCGAAGTTTTGGGCGACTGCATGAGCGCTCGTGTAATCTAGAAAGCGTGGCTGTATTTTCTGCACCATGCGAGAGAGCAAATGCGCTTCATACGCTCAGGCAAGCGCGAAACCGCACGGCTGCAAAACTTCCCCCTGCCCCTTTAAACTTTCGTCCGCGGCTCTGCGCGTTCACAGCCGTAGCTCTCTAACATCTCCGCCACCAATGCCGGTAAGTGCGTCAAATTCGAGCCAGCACCAGCAGCCTCTCCCGCGCAGCACACATAGCCCAGCTCATCTTCAATCGGCATCTCCAGCCCGCGCGTATCTAACCATGCGCGCACGGTGCGCAAGGATTCGACCCATTGTCGCAAGGAAAAGGCGCTGTCATCGCTAGATTCCAGTAACTGTCGCCTCGCTGCAGCATTCTCTGTTCCTGAGAAATTAGCCTCCAAAAAGGAAAGCAACTGCGGAGAATCTCCAAACTGTGCTTTGAAAGCATCACTGCCCATGCTGTCAATAATCTCAACCATAGTCCCGCAGTAGTGGCACATTCCGCAGAAATCGCAAGTAGCACCAGCTATCGCTACACAAATTTCACAGAAACCGTGTTGAGTCTTGCTCCTGTGAGAATCTGCTTTTGGCTGTAAAAGTTTACTATGCGCCATATTCGAACAGCGGCACGAGCCCTCATCATTTTGGATCAAAAAGTCCTCGCCATCAAAATGCGCGACCGGACGGGTGTATTTTACATCCTACCGGGCGGAGGACAGCGCCATGGAGAGACCCTACGCCAAGGACTCGAGCGCGAGTGTCTGGAGGAGATTGGGACCGAAGTCGAAGTCGGCGAATTACTCTACATACGTGAGTATATCGGCAAAAATCACGAATTTCGCAAATCACACCACGCCTTTCACCAAGTTGAACACGTCTTTAGCTGTTCACTGCCCAACCCCGCCGGCATCGGGCCGGGCACCGAACATGATAAAAAGCAGATCGGCGTAGAATGGATCCCGCTCGCAGACTTGCCCCAGCGGCGTTTTCTGCCGGAAGCCATCAAACCATTTTTCAAAGACGGTGGCTTCAAGCCGAACAGCAACTACCTGGGAGATGTGAACTAAAAGCAGTGAGAATTGGCTAGCAGCCACTAGCCCAGACTGCCAGAACAGTCTTATAGTCTCCCAATTCTGAACTCCTAATCCACTATTCTTTTTTTTTGCGCCGCAAAAAATGTCCGTCTATCGCCGTATATTTAGTAAAAAGTATCAGAACCTGATGAATCCGGGGGAACGGTTGCGCTTCGACCTGATCAATCCTCTCTGCATACTGCTACTCTGTGCAATCGGGCTGCTTTTCATCTATTCCGCGCAGATTTCCTACGATGGGGGCCACTGGAAACGGCAGCTATTCTGGATCATTATAGGGCTGGGCACCTATACCGCGATCTCCGCGATTAACTATAAATTGATCCTGCAATACGCCCATTTTATCTACATTGCAGGCATCTTCGGCCTCTTGCTGACCACCAAATTTAGCCCCATCAGCTTTGAAGACATGGGGGCGCGGCGCTGGATCGATCTCGGGGTCACTCGTGTACAACCGACCGAAGGAGCCAAGATCGGCACCCTGATTATGGCAGCCAGTATTTTGGCCCGATCCGAGATCGGCACAGTCAAAGATTCGCTGCTGGTACTAACCAAAATGGCCGGTG
The nucleotide sequence above comes from Coraliomargarita algicola. Encoded proteins:
- a CDS encoding alpha/beta hydrolase, whose protein sequence is MYYRLRLIASCLMMSLSLTAQTIELWPEGALNTEGMAEDDVPTLELTFPAEGTANGAAVVICPGGSYRHLVMGHEGRSIAQWFNSIGVTAAVLKYRIPAEGHPHPAPMEDVQRALQIMRSNSENWDLDPSKVGVLGCSAGGHLASTAATHFIDADPTTADPVARVSSRPDFLVLLYPVISMQRAITHSLSRQNLIGKNPSSEFVDLLSNELQVDSETPPTFIVAADNDTAVKAENSVRFYLALRQANVPAELHLYKEGGHGFGFRKQRTLPVHHWPDLLQDWLCAESILPSSQLD
- a CDS encoding alpha-L-fucosidase, producing MTSAPLETEPQTEYAQRLRWFHQARFGMFIHFGLYSLLERGEWVMFRERIPPEDYAPLADQFNPANWDAEKLAQTAVDAGMRYAVFTARHHDGYCLYDSAVTDFTSTKTAAQRDFVAEFVTAFRKAGLKVGIYYSLLDWRFPGYFEPQKYPESAAALVQQTHDQVRELLSNYGKIDMLWYDGGWISHGRRKEIPEAEFWRSVELNAMARELQPEIIINNRAGTQEDLDTPEQHVTASEAGRGWESCMTICHPAGWGYVRHTTDFKSVSELLQNLVKAAAGEGNFLLNVGPQPDGSLRSEETTRLQAMGDWLQRYGEGIYGSQRCDLPNDSLPGGGAGHWTRQGNTAYLFTSRWPGQELVVPLVGTKAKSATVLGTDLQLGIRYECNHRLVLTGLPEQPPHPDVSVIQIEFEDIPSTLLEDDTSAWLKRNA
- a CDS encoding glycoside hydrolase family 2 protein, which translates into the protein MSCLDGIWDFLFLGDVDLDACAPESLRDWTKTGVPSAFDATPDLAGKRGVAAYRRRLSIPAGHSAKLSFGAVSMRCRVFVDGVCLREHACGYAPFGLELEASDDSERELVLLVDNRFDFEHTPMHEPYFDFYQYGGILRSVMLQVFPDTKPSIDWVKVAPTERYRDGEVSLHIGLRGAVSDSMTLLIAWDHGNEQSYTGTIIDGEITLTARVPNPSLWSPESPLLHAVHVRIKDESHASGSQQARFGLRWIEAREGALWLNGEQLQLRGYNRHEWHPNFGPCTPPLQMLNDLQHLRDLGCNFIRGSHYPQDQRFLDLCDELGFLVWEENLGWGQRERTLTNETFRAQHLESLRAMVHASYNHPCVIIWGFLNEAGSDQPYARPIIEESAVELRQLDATRLVSFASMYALTDICFDLVDLIAINIYPGWYDCDDVEDPLALIAPYMQKCFDHFSSDAYADKPVIISEIGAEGLYGWHEPHHDFYTEAYQANYLRIACQEALEHPRSSGIALWHFSDARTYGTGRSIKRPRTFNNKGTLDEYRRPKLAYQAVRDVFNAYTS
- a CDS encoding PEP-CTERM sorting domain-containing protein (PEP-CTERM proteins occur, often in large numbers, in the proteomes of bacteria that also encode an exosortase, a predicted intramembrane cysteine proteinase. The presence of a PEP-CTERM domain at a protein's C-terminus predicts cleavage within the sorting domain, followed by covalent anchoring to some some component of the (usually Gram-negative) cell surface. Many PEP-CTERM proteins exhibit an unusual sequence composition that includes large numbers of potential glycosylation sites. Expression of one such protein has been shown restore the ability of a bacterium to form floc, a type of biofilm.); the encoded protein is MKIQHITTILAGISLFAALPSSASSIFFSFQSQEDGNGTATLDVTAFDGIASGTPTISPTGGAAGDGGEASFTAYDDSVWLGNGNFATPGHSLVYGVGSGFSLSLNFDATNLEDMTVRFAVRTAGSGAVTQLSDLTYDIGAGAVSTGLTGGFFPANGQFQELTFDLSSIAAIENQSDVTLTWLIPEVVSGTSFRIDNVQLSAVPEPSNYGLLMGGLVAGMLMQRRRRC